A genome region from Paradevosia shaoguanensis includes the following:
- a CDS encoding NAD(P)/FAD-dependent oxidoreductase — protein MSAKAEAEKTLWWATANPAPKTAPLAQDMSVDVAVIGGGFTGLTAAWHLARRGVRVMVLEASALGMEASGLNAGFVVPNFAKAPPAAVVARFGQERGERLLNMIGQGADRVFQTIRDNGISCDAEQNGWMHVAHSHEALGRLAGQAEAWQKLGRPVRMLGAAEAKRRTGLRLCAGALIDESGGMLHPLNYLYGLAELVQAAGGVVHTHSPAERLEAAGSGWKIAVGGHTVTAGKVLMCTHAGGRGAARPLSRVSVPLFVYQIATEPLPQDVVAHFSPQRNPIADTRANLFTYRLDRDNRLISGAMAMIPFGAHQRMGRMVVERLAEELDLPKVPKVDFVWRGKAAMAPDFLPHLYQMQPGVIGGVGCNGRGVALTAMMGEVLADAACGTPLADLPIPSGPLRSIPFHGLVPIVSSLAIGQARFADRKLAGRTQAD, from the coding sequence ATGAGCGCGAAAGCGGAAGCAGAAAAGACGCTGTGGTGGGCAACGGCCAACCCCGCGCCCAAAACCGCGCCGCTGGCGCAGGACATGTCCGTCGATGTCGCCGTGATCGGCGGTGGCTTCACCGGCCTCACCGCTGCCTGGCATCTCGCGCGGCGCGGCGTGCGCGTCATGGTGCTTGAGGCTTCGGCCCTCGGCATGGAAGCGAGCGGGCTCAACGCCGGCTTCGTCGTCCCCAATTTCGCCAAGGCGCCGCCTGCCGCCGTCGTCGCTAGGTTCGGGCAGGAGCGCGGCGAGCGCCTGCTGAACATGATCGGGCAGGGCGCCGACCGCGTCTTCCAGACGATTCGCGACAACGGCATTTCCTGCGACGCAGAGCAGAACGGCTGGATGCACGTCGCCCATTCCCATGAGGCCCTTGGCCGCTTGGCCGGTCAGGCGGAAGCCTGGCAGAAACTCGGCCGGCCGGTTCGCATGCTGGGCGCCGCCGAAGCCAAGCGCCGCACGGGCCTCCGCCTCTGTGCTGGCGCCCTGATCGATGAGAGCGGCGGCATGCTGCATCCGCTCAACTATCTCTATGGGCTAGCCGAACTGGTGCAGGCTGCGGGCGGCGTCGTTCACACGCATAGCCCGGCCGAACGGCTGGAAGCGGCTGGTTCCGGCTGGAAGATCGCTGTCGGCGGCCACACCGTCACGGCGGGCAAGGTGCTGATGTGCACCCATGCCGGCGGACGCGGCGCGGCGCGGCCGCTTTCGCGCGTCAGCGTGCCGCTTTTCGTCTATCAGATCGCCACCGAGCCGCTGCCGCAGGATGTGGTGGCGCACTTCTCGCCGCAGCGCAATCCGATCGCCGATACCCGCGCCAACCTCTTCACTTACCGCCTCGATCGCGACAATCGCCTCATCAGCGGCGCCATGGCCATGATCCCGTTCGGTGCGCATCAGCGCATGGGCCGCATGGTGGTCGAACGCCTCGCCGAGGAGCTTGACCTGCCCAAGGTGCCGAAGGTCGATTTCGTCTGGCGCGGCAAGGCTGCCATGGCCCCCGATTTCCTGCCGCATCTTTATCAGATGCAACCGGGCGTCATCGGCGGCGTCGGCTGCAACGGTCGCGGCGTGGCGCTCACGGCCATGATGGGTGAAGTGCTGGCCGATGCTGCGTGCGGCACGCCGCTGGCAGACCTGCCGATCCCCAGCGGTCCGCTGCGCTCCATTCCGTTCCACGGCCTGGTGCCGATTGTTTCTTCCCTGGCGATCGGGCAGGCGCGGTTTGCCGACCGCAAGCTGGCCGGCCGCACGCAGGCCGATTGA
- a CDS encoding S9 family peptidase: MTSTNTSPDALTLEMIYTEPSIIGTRPMAMTWSPDGSQLAFLWNDAGHTFRDIWVWDRASGATSRRTNLGAGQVSGEPKGITELAWLAGGRLAFALDGEILVAAADGAVTPFATGAHGVSALAASPDGRKLAFIAGGALLQVGETGSTPTRLVGSSAFVTVESFQWAAAGDRIVFVEADDTNTRKIEIAYDARGEARRDRFTRSFPGDLITRRRVGIVSAAGGEALWFDRPDAEDAIWDYGISRDGSTVFIDSSDLSIKNHTVFTFDTRSAGRTVFYAFHDPIKIRPDWQVAFAPDDKGLLLLTDRDGFNHLYLIPEAGAEPEAITEGEWEIANFAHDRANGEIYFTANIAHPAQRHVYKVALDGGDVTQITQAAGIHVPAYAPGFDLLADIFSDDMTPAEIFVQPLVEDAEPRQITSSPLPAFAKRRWAEVRYVPFKSSVDGAELMARVMVPHGFEPHGGHPMIVGSVYSDGLLNQWGGRAAHPSWGIDQYLVSRGFVVVSPEIRGSFGHGREWNRPMLHSYGTQDIEDIADCVKTLTGLGYADPKRVGIWGSSYGGLMTLMSLFKKPGFYAAGVAGAPATNVWHAYPEQEWIMGPTHGADYPQRYKDQSALFHTAGLEDALMIIHGTRDEVVLYADTMAVVERLTAQRKWFELVTLPGTGHAWANQDRTLTRFAYGKLARFFERELKG; the protein is encoded by the coding sequence ATGACATCCACGAACACTTCGCCCGACGCCCTCACGCTCGAAATGATCTATACCGAGCCCAGCATCATCGGTACGCGGCCGATGGCCATGACCTGGTCGCCCGATGGCAGCCAGCTGGCTTTCCTCTGGAACGATGCCGGCCACACCTTCCGCGATATCTGGGTCTGGGACCGTGCCAGCGGAGCGACCAGCAGGCGCACCAATCTCGGCGCAGGGCAGGTTAGCGGCGAACCCAAGGGGATCACGGAACTGGCCTGGCTCGCGGGTGGTCGACTGGCCTTCGCGCTTGATGGCGAGATTTTGGTTGCCGCAGCCGATGGTGCGGTGACCCCGTTCGCAACCGGCGCCCATGGCGTCAGTGCTTTGGCGGCGTCCCCGGATGGCAGAAAGCTCGCCTTCATCGCCGGCGGGGCGCTGTTGCAGGTCGGCGAAACCGGCAGCACGCCGACCCGTCTTGTCGGTTCCTCTGCCTTCGTCACCGTCGAGAGCTTCCAATGGGCGGCGGCGGGTGACCGCATCGTCTTCGTCGAGGCAGACGACACCAATACCCGCAAGATCGAGATCGCCTACGACGCGCGCGGCGAGGCGCGCCGCGATCGCTTCACGCGCTCTTTCCCCGGCGACCTCATCACCCGCCGCCGCGTCGGGATCGTCTCCGCCGCTGGCGGCGAGGCACTGTGGTTCGATCGTCCCGACGCCGAAGACGCCATCTGGGACTACGGCATTTCGCGCGACGGCAGCACCGTCTTCATCGACAGCAGCGACCTCTCGATCAAGAACCACACTGTCTTCACCTTCGACACCCGCTCGGCCGGGCGCACGGTCTTCTACGCGTTCCATGACCCGATCAAGATCCGCCCTGATTGGCAGGTTGCTTTCGCTCCCGACGATAAAGGCTTGCTTTTGCTCACGGATCGGGATGGCTTCAACCATCTCTACCTGATCCCTGAAGCCGGTGCCGAGCCCGAGGCGATCACGGAAGGAGAGTGGGAGATCGCCAATTTCGCGCACGATCGCGCCAATGGCGAAATCTACTTCACCGCCAATATCGCCCATCCCGCCCAGCGGCATGTCTATAAGGTCGCCCTCGACGGCGGCGACGTCACGCAGATCACGCAGGCGGCGGGCATCCACGTGCCCGCTTATGCACCCGGCTTCGACTTGCTGGCCGATATCTTCAGCGACGACATGACCCCGGCCGAAATCTTCGTGCAGCCTTTGGTCGAGGATGCCGAGCCCAGGCAGATCACCAGCTCGCCGCTTCCGGCCTTCGCCAAGCGGCGCTGGGCGGAAGTGCGCTACGTGCCGTTCAAGAGCAGCGTCGATGGCGCCGAGCTCATGGCGCGCGTCATGGTTCCGCACGGGTTCGAGCCTCATGGCGGGCACCCGATGATCGTGGGTTCGGTCTATTCGGATGGCCTGCTCAACCAATGGGGCGGTCGCGCCGCGCATCCGAGCTGGGGCATCGACCAATATCTGGTGTCGCGCGGCTTCGTGGTGGTCAGCCCCGAAATCCGCGGCAGCTTCGGGCATGGCCGGGAATGGAACCGGCCGATGCTGCACAGCTACGGCACGCAGGACATCGAGGACATCGCCGATTGCGTCAAGACGCTGACCGGCCTCGGCTATGCCGACCCCAAGCGCGTTGGCATCTGGGGTTCGAGCTATGGCGGTCTCATGACCCTGATGTCACTGTTCAAGAAGCCGGGCTTCTACGCCGCAGGCGTCGCCGGGGCGCCGGCCACCAATGTCTGGCACGCCTATCCCGAGCAGGAATGGATCATGGGGCCGACCCACGGCGCCGATTATCCGCAGCGCTACAAGGACCAGTCGGCTCTGTTCCACACCGCCGGCCTCGAAGACGCGCTGATGATCATCCACGGCACGCGTGACGAAGTGGTGCTCTATGCGGACACCATGGCCGTGGTCGAGCGCCTTACCGCCCAGCGCAAATGGTTCGAACTGGTCACGCTGCCCGGTACCGGCCATGCCTGGGCCAACCAGGACCGCACGCTGACCCGCTTCGCCTATGGCAAACTGGCGCGCTTCTTCGAGCGGGAACTGAAGGGCTAG
- a CDS encoding dihydrofolate reductase family protein, translated as MPKVTCDLSISVDGYSAGHNQTEQRPFGDDGSDGWGNRLHAWMFDAPDENRVEIERMASAKAFIIGRNMFGPVRGPWDRAWNGWWGDNPPFHTPVFVLTHYLRNPQPMAGGTTFHFVTDGIEAALREARKAAGDGDVSIHGGATTINQYLAAGLVDELRLHIVPFTLGAGTRLFDGVPPLNLEQIESRAASAVTHVTYRVLGAETGRAV; from the coding sequence ATGCCCAAGGTGACCTGCGACCTCTCGATTTCCGTCGACGGCTATTCGGCCGGCCACAACCAGACTGAACAACGCCCCTTCGGCGATGACGGCAGCGATGGCTGGGGCAACAGGCTCCACGCCTGGATGTTCGACGCGCCCGATGAAAACAGGGTCGAGATCGAGCGGATGGCCTCGGCGAAGGCTTTCATCATAGGCCGCAATATGTTCGGCCCCGTGCGAGGTCCGTGGGATCGGGCCTGGAACGGGTGGTGGGGCGACAATCCTCCGTTTCACACGCCGGTTTTCGTACTCACCCACTATCTGCGGAACCCGCAGCCAATGGCGGGTGGCACCACCTTCCATTTCGTGACCGACGGGATTGAGGCCGCATTGCGGGAAGCGCGCAAGGCTGCCGGAGACGGCGACGTTTCCATCCACGGCGGCGCCACGACCATCAACCAATATCTGGCGGCTGGCCTCGTGGACGAACTACGGCTGCACATAGTGCCGTTCACACTCGGGGCAGGCACGCGATTGTTCGACGGCGTTCCGCCGCTCAATCTCGAGCAGATCGAATCGCGAGCGGCAAGTGCCGTGACGCACGTGACATATCGGGTGCTAGGTGCAGAAACCGGGCGCGCGGTCTAA
- a CDS encoding TniQ family protein, with protein sequence MEQDDVIRLPDALPLMPRETAMSYIIRLSAYYGCRNPEQFCKDMGMSIDAVLRGEPETLSQLARVTGASNEELDRWSIRGQGSARKFINGQAVHHQRVSRRSWKFCPHCAREDIAAHPDLPPDLAFYVRAEWQCAMLDMCVPHEVKFVHYRVRRRSLNTDLLDFLSGFAADLEDIEAEPCKPTPLDKYTYARLTGAQYAPVPLLDNLPLCDAISLAHGLGAAMNDVRAPWSEVNEETRQACGADGLNAFAGGSAGLLAAMRVIRALAWADRPPAGCIGRITRYFNRIQTTSASAAAGEALAAAAFATFPFLIGDRLFGVRYDAPVLLRSHGARQHLGVTLRIWRDLLAARPSWVVYSDGNGMRTLIDIKAAEAALRPHLPLVAHSVLATEYALSNTQLARLVASGVVPPNGVPGLEHRKTICSGPTARASLDKYLSAGEPDTGPVGLAADNDNGVEGQLSVLALSKRYAIEVPVALDLIDRGRLASSQLTYSVNPHERIGVDPVEAMRIVYGVQNPMTSQEVRNLLQLHNGALDILVDAGFLFAKTRKFVNGKMRVFERAEVERFRETYVMFRELVGAGICRPGQNLTQKWRSEVVPAYRCSEFALYFRRDFRITA encoded by the coding sequence ATGGAACAGGATGATGTCATCCGATTGCCGGACGCCCTACCCCTCATGCCGCGTGAGACCGCCATGAGTTACATCATCAGGCTCTCCGCATACTACGGCTGCCGAAACCCCGAGCAGTTCTGCAAGGACATGGGCATGTCGATCGATGCCGTACTTCGCGGCGAGCCGGAGACCCTGTCACAGCTCGCAAGAGTGACTGGTGCGAGTAATGAGGAACTGGATCGTTGGTCCATCCGCGGCCAAGGCTCCGCTCGCAAGTTCATAAACGGTCAGGCTGTCCACCATCAGCGCGTCTCCCGGCGGAGCTGGAAGTTTTGCCCACATTGCGCGCGCGAAGACATCGCCGCCCATCCCGATCTGCCGCCCGACTTGGCCTTCTACGTTCGGGCCGAATGGCAGTGCGCCATGTTGGATATGTGCGTGCCCCATGAGGTCAAGTTCGTGCACTACCGTGTGCGCAGGCGCTCCCTCAATACGGATCTGTTGGACTTCTTGTCAGGTTTCGCAGCTGACCTTGAGGACATCGAGGCCGAACCGTGCAAGCCAACCCCGCTAGACAAGTACACCTACGCGCGTTTGACGGGTGCACAATATGCCCCGGTGCCGTTGCTCGACAACCTGCCGCTCTGTGATGCCATCAGCCTGGCACATGGCTTGGGCGCCGCAATGAACGATGTAAGGGCACCTTGGAGCGAGGTGAACGAGGAGACGCGACAGGCCTGCGGGGCCGACGGCCTCAATGCGTTCGCGGGCGGCTCCGCCGGTCTGCTCGCTGCGATGCGCGTGATCAGAGCGCTTGCCTGGGCGGATCGGCCGCCCGCTGGATGCATCGGCCGCATCACGAGGTACTTTAATCGTATTCAGACCACTTCCGCCAGCGCCGCTGCCGGCGAGGCTCTGGCCGCAGCCGCCTTTGCGACTTTCCCGTTCCTGATCGGCGATAGGCTATTCGGCGTCCGCTATGACGCGCCTGTACTCCTGCGCAGTCACGGGGCACGACAGCACCTTGGTGTCACCCTGAGGATCTGGAGGGATTTGCTCGCTGCCCGTCCCTCATGGGTGGTGTATTCGGACGGAAACGGGATGCGTACCCTGATCGACATCAAGGCCGCCGAGGCCGCCCTGAGGCCGCATCTTCCGTTGGTCGCCCACTCCGTGCTCGCAACGGAGTATGCACTGTCGAACACCCAGCTTGCGCGCCTAGTCGCATCAGGTGTTGTGCCTCCGAATGGCGTTCCAGGCTTGGAACATCGAAAAACCATCTGCAGTGGTCCAACCGCCCGGGCTTCTTTGGACAAATACCTCTCCGCCGGAGAACCCGACACCGGCCCGGTTGGCCTGGCCGCTGACAATGACAACGGAGTTGAAGGGCAGCTGTCGGTGCTTGCCTTAAGCAAGCGATACGCGATCGAGGTCCCTGTTGCGCTCGACCTGATCGACCGCGGTCGATTGGCCTCCTCCCAACTAACCTACTCAGTCAATCCACATGAACGGATTGGAGTCGACCCGGTGGAAGCAATGCGCATAGTCTATGGTGTCCAGAACCCGATGACCTCGCAAGAGGTACGAAACCTCCTGCAATTGCATAACGGCGCCCTCGACATTCTCGTCGATGCTGGCTTCTTGTTCGCGAAAACACGCAAATTCGTGAACGGCAAGATGAGGGTTTTCGAGCGCGCCGAGGTCGAGAGGTTCCGCGAAACGTACGTGATGTTCCGCGAACTCGTCGGGGCGGGGATTTGCCGACCAGGCCAAAACTTGACGCAGAAATGGAGGTCGGAAGTCGTCCCGGCTTACCGATGCTCCGAATTTGCTCTCTACTTCAGGAGGGATTTTCGGATAACTGCCTGA
- a CDS encoding DDE-type integrase/transposase/recombinase — protein MTKAAPLSLPLPSPIAKTSRVLLDGYRFRVEETRDDRQFLVCSDNSNTHRELHLHQLGRLRDTGSIIEEENFFNDDGSVAAADRADAHLSGMTEEQLYDCHWMHEYMVRLHDGYRKKLVKLHEASLHAYFTLDLQLEIHTATLKRLERFKSGRKGQNTGLPVRPSTSDLKRAYRLFRLPGYRIEDHRKHYYRCTQGGKRLEPFVQVVSENVVMEFHAAEQRMNRSAIRRLIGARLNDGKPEGEWTIQPPSDGAIKRIITGLKASKLIGSQRGEGAMEDETGSWTKGPIYTRPGEMVQLDCYKTDLVVFLQRAGIWANLSRAWRRLLGKFRRRVWVCVCIDVATRCVLGISFGLAESAELAVRALRMALSDKSIYAKVSSSGGKPPRAIGIAGIRTDSGAAFRSARFQNVAYNVTRNVQIGVVGISRHRGTVERFFRTSHEGFISFWTGRTFSNVVERGDYDPVARVSAFLADFGNGFFRWCTDVYHGLGHGGLGGQPPIDCFKEAIADTGYVPIMGPDRMRIAFGIDIERKLTPLGLRFAGIQYSANWMAERFKNSSRKSKDSKGRSGQWMRFKVDPEDLGRISVLVDGQWATLPGPPEMQGIPLSFWKMKCEALARKHGEQASVRFETAAKALLSFADQSAEARCKAQLEDWSYDSDKLERADERIKLTFVYRPQPKAHGGPRIISQSGGYSTGARLSPPARAAEPPTEDGVDEDDVFGLDLQDPVTPPTEDDRLAADNDNIGEDPIPEDAEDEADDEPSKPQRAIAKTKATGQKKPAAKLDWAPAPRINQIKKTG, from the coding sequence ATGACCAAGGCCGCACCCCTGTCGCTGCCCCTTCCGTCTCCTATCGCCAAAACCAGCCGCGTTCTGCTGGACGGTTATCGTTTTCGTGTGGAGGAAACCCGCGACGATCGCCAGTTCCTGGTGTGTTCGGACAATTCGAACACCCACCGCGAACTCCATTTGCACCAGCTCGGCCGCCTGCGCGATACCGGTTCGATCATTGAAGAGGAGAATTTCTTCAACGACGACGGCAGCGTTGCTGCCGCCGACCGTGCCGATGCCCACTTGTCAGGGATGACGGAAGAACAGCTGTACGACTGCCATTGGATGCACGAGTACATGGTTCGGCTGCACGACGGTTATCGGAAGAAGCTGGTCAAGCTCCACGAAGCCTCTCTGCACGCCTATTTCACCCTCGACCTTCAACTGGAAATCCATACTGCGACCTTGAAGCGCCTGGAGAGGTTCAAGAGCGGGCGGAAGGGCCAGAACACCGGACTTCCGGTTCGTCCGTCCACGTCCGACCTCAAGCGAGCCTACCGCTTGTTCCGCTTGCCGGGATACAGGATCGAGGATCACAGGAAGCACTACTATCGCTGCACGCAGGGCGGCAAACGCCTCGAACCGTTCGTCCAGGTGGTCAGTGAGAACGTCGTCATGGAATTCCATGCCGCCGAACAACGCATGAACCGCTCGGCCATCCGACGGCTGATCGGAGCCCGCCTCAATGACGGCAAGCCCGAGGGAGAGTGGACCATCCAGCCACCTAGCGATGGCGCGATCAAGCGCATCATCACCGGCCTGAAGGCGAGCAAGCTCATCGGCTCGCAGCGAGGTGAGGGGGCCATGGAGGATGAAACCGGCTCCTGGACCAAAGGGCCGATCTACACGCGACCCGGTGAGATGGTGCAGCTCGACTGCTACAAAACCGACCTTGTGGTTTTCCTCCAGCGGGCCGGCATTTGGGCGAACCTGAGCCGTGCCTGGCGCAGGCTGCTCGGAAAGTTCCGTCGCCGCGTATGGGTGTGCGTATGCATCGACGTCGCCACCCGCTGCGTTCTGGGTATTTCCTTCGGGCTTGCGGAAAGCGCCGAACTTGCGGTGCGGGCGCTGCGCATGGCGCTGTCGGACAAGTCGATATACGCCAAGGTCTCGTCTTCAGGCGGCAAGCCGCCGCGTGCCATCGGCATCGCGGGCATAAGGACCGACTCCGGCGCGGCCTTTCGCTCGGCCCGGTTCCAGAACGTGGCCTACAACGTCACCCGCAACGTCCAGATCGGCGTGGTTGGCATCTCACGCCACCGTGGCACCGTCGAGCGCTTTTTCCGTACCAGCCACGAAGGGTTCATTTCGTTCTGGACAGGGCGGACTTTCTCCAACGTGGTCGAACGCGGTGACTACGATCCGGTAGCGCGCGTTTCCGCCTTTCTTGCCGATTTCGGCAACGGCTTTTTCCGCTGGTGCACCGACGTGTATCACGGACTCGGCCACGGTGGCCTCGGAGGTCAACCGCCGATCGATTGCTTCAAGGAGGCAATCGCAGACACCGGATACGTGCCGATCATGGGCCCTGACCGCATGCGCATCGCATTCGGAATCGACATTGAACGCAAGCTCACACCGCTTGGCCTCCGGTTTGCTGGCATTCAATATTCGGCGAACTGGATGGCGGAGCGCTTCAAAAACAGTAGCCGCAAATCGAAGGACTCCAAAGGCCGCAGTGGCCAGTGGATGCGCTTTAAGGTCGACCCGGAAGACCTCGGCCGCATCAGCGTATTAGTGGACGGCCAGTGGGCTACGCTCCCCGGGCCGCCGGAAATGCAGGGCATTCCCCTGAGCTTCTGGAAGATGAAATGCGAAGCCCTGGCGCGCAAGCATGGCGAGCAGGCGAGCGTGCGCTTCGAGACAGCAGCAAAGGCGCTCCTTTCTTTCGCGGATCAGAGCGCGGAGGCACGCTGCAAGGCTCAGTTGGAAGACTGGTCGTACGACAGCGACAAGCTCGAGCGGGCTGACGAGCGCATCAAGCTCACCTTCGTCTATCGGCCCCAACCTAAAGCCCACGGCGGTCCGCGGATAATTTCGCAATCCGGCGGCTATTCCACCGGTGCTCGCCTGTCCCCGCCGGCACGCGCCGCCGAGCCCCCGACCGAGGACGGCGTGGATGAAGACGACGTATTCGGTCTCGACCTTCAGGACCCGGTAACTCCGCCGACCGAAGACGATCGTCTCGCGGCTGACAACGACAACATCGGTGAAGATCCCATTCCCGAGGATGCGGAAGACGAGGCTGATGATGAGCCTTCAAAGCCTCAGCGGGCGATCGCGAAGACGAAGGCCACGGGGCAGAAGAAGCCTGCGGCAAAATTGGACTGGGCTCCCGCCCCCCGCATCAACCAAATCAAGAAAACCGGTTAG